In one Sphingomonas sp. S1-29 genomic region, the following are encoded:
- a CDS encoding 5-(carboxyamino)imidazole ribonucleotide synthase encodes MNDTPAALPPGSTIGILGSGQLGRMLAIAAAQLGYRCHIYAPVTGPANDVAAAFTRGAYDDAAALGAFASVVDVVTYEFENVTADALADLADRVAVRPSIAALVTAQDRVAEKRFVEQLGGRPAPWAPVADRDALDAAIAQVGTPAVLKTTRFGYDGKGQARIATPEDADAAWEAIGGGPAVLEAFVDFTHEFSILLVRGLDGETTSYAPPHNVHHDGILATSTLPAPPEVAAQWTEAAALAGRVAEALDHVGVLAIEFFVGADGPVFNEMAPRVHNSGHWTIEGAETSQFENHIRAICGLPLGPTVLTGTSVEMLNLIGDDAAGAARFLSVPGAHVHLYGKHESRPGRKMGHVTRVIR; translated from the coding sequence ATGAACGACACCCCCGCCGCCCTGCCCCCCGGCTCGACGATCGGCATCCTCGGCAGCGGCCAGCTCGGGCGGATGCTCGCGATCGCCGCGGCGCAGCTCGGCTATCGCTGCCACATCTACGCCCCCGTCACCGGCCCCGCCAACGACGTCGCCGCCGCCTTCACCCGCGGCGCCTATGACGATGCCGCCGCGCTTGGTGCGTTCGCGAGCGTGGTCGATGTCGTCACCTATGAATTCGAGAATGTCACCGCCGACGCGCTCGCCGACCTCGCCGATCGCGTCGCGGTGCGTCCCTCGATCGCGGCATTGGTGACCGCGCAAGATCGGGTCGCCGAAAAGCGCTTCGTCGAGCAGCTCGGCGGTCGCCCCGCCCCCTGGGCCCCCGTCGCCGATCGCGACGCACTCGATGCCGCGATCGCGCAGGTCGGCACGCCGGCGGTGCTCAAGACGACGCGCTTCGGCTATGACGGCAAGGGACAGGCGCGGATCGCCACCCCCGAAGATGCCGATGCCGCCTGGGAAGCGATCGGCGGCGGGCCGGCCGTGCTCGAGGCGTTCGTCGATTTCACCCACGAATTCTCGATCCTGCTCGTCCGCGGTCTCGACGGCGAGACCACCAGCTACGCGCCGCCGCACAATGTCCACCACGACGGGATCCTTGCCACCTCGACGCTCCCCGCCCCGCCCGAAGTCGCCGCGCAATGGACCGAAGCCGCCGCGCTTGCCGGCCGCGTGGCCGAAGCGCTCGATCATGTCGGCGTGCTCGCGATCGAATTCTTCGTCGGCGCCGATGGCCCGGTGTTCAACGAAATGGCGCCGCGCGTCCACAACAGCGGCCATTGGACGATCGAAGGCGCCGAAACCTCGCAATTCGAAAACCATATCCGCGCGATCTGCGGCTTGCCCTTGGGGCCGACGGTCCTGACGGGCACCAGCGTCGAAATGCTCAACCTGATCGGCGACGACGCCGCCGGCGCCGCGCGCTTCCTGTCGGTTCCCGGCGCGCATGTGCATCTCTATGGCAAGCATGAGAGCCGCCCCGGTCGCAAGATGGGGCATGTCACGCGGGTGATCCGCTAG
- the purE gene encoding 5-(carboxyamino)imidazole ribonucleotide mutase, translating into MAQAPLVGIIMGSTSDWETMRAAADMLDRLGVPYETRVVSAHRTPQRLHDYAESAATRGLKVVVAGAGGAAHLPGMVAAMTHLPVLGVPVQSKALSGMDSLLSIVQMPAGVPVGTLAIGAAGATNAGLMAASILALEDAELRNRLVAWRAEQTDRVPEVPA; encoded by the coding sequence ATGGCGCAAGCACCCCTTGTCGGGATCATCATGGGCAGCACTTCGGACTGGGAGACGATGCGCGCCGCCGCCGACATGCTCGATAGGCTCGGCGTGCCCTATGAGACGCGTGTCGTGTCGGCGCACCGGACCCCGCAGCGGCTCCACGATTATGCCGAAAGCGCCGCGACCCGCGGGCTCAAGGTCGTCGTCGCGGGCGCGGGCGGCGCGGCGCATTTGCCCGGCATGGTTGCGGCGATGACGCATCTGCCGGTGCTCGGCGTGCCGGTGCAGTCGAAGGCGCTGAGCGGCATGGATAGCCTGCTCTCGATCGTCCAGATGCCCGCGGGCGTCCCCGTCGGCACGCTCGCGATCGGCGCGGCTGGCGCGACCAATGCCGGGCTGATGGCCGCATCGATCCTCGCGCTGGAGGACGCCGAATTGCGCAACCGCCTGGTCGCCTGGCGAGCCGAGCAAACCGACCGCGTTCCCGAGGTACCAGCATGA
- a CDS encoding DUF1801 domain-containing protein, with product MDSAVEAVIAAVADPGRRADALALCEAMTQASGEPAAVLTGSIIGFGRYHYRYDSGREGESCRIGFAPRKTETVLYLAEDFPEREALLARLGRHRSGKACIYVKRLDDLDRAVLDALLRASLAATAARWPD from the coding sequence ATGGACTCAGCGGTCGAGGCGGTGATTGCGGCGGTGGCCGATCCGGGGCGGCGCGCCGATGCGCTGGCGCTGTGCGAGGCGATGACGCAGGCGTCGGGCGAGCCAGCGGCGGTGCTCACCGGGTCGATCATCGGCTTCGGGCGGTATCATTATCGTTATGACAGCGGGCGCGAAGGCGAAAGCTGCCGGATCGGCTTCGCACCGCGCAAGACCGAGACGGTGCTCTACCTCGCCGAGGATTTTCCCGAGCGCGAGGCGTTGCTGGCGCGGCTTGGCCGGCACCGATCGGGCAAGGCGTGCATCTATGTGAAGCGGTTGGACGACCTCGATCGGGCGGTGCTCGATGCGCTGCTGCGCGCGTCGCTCGCGGCGACCGCGGCGCGCTGGCCCGATTAA
- a CDS encoding SAM-dependent methyltransferase → MALIDRFLTRAIQRGELTVTFPGGRTATYGTPDPAMKPVSIRFSDGRALRQLLADPSLGSAEAFMDGRLLIEHGDIRDFLAIATANNRWEEGRGTLDASAFRRHFDNVRFRIDRVNMARRSKRNVAHHYDLSDKLYDLFLDADRQYSCAYYTDRSNTLEQAQDDKKAHIAAKLAIEPGMRVLDIGCGWGGMALYLHAKTGAEVLGVTLSEEQLKVARRRAEEAGVSAKVKFELIDYRDVTGQFDRIVSVGMFEHVGPAHYRVFMRKCRELLTPTGVMLLHTIGRAGGPGVTDAFTAKYIFPGGYIPALSEIVRANEGLRMFVTDVEVLRRHYGYTLAEWYDRVTAAKDAIVAMYDERFYRMWTYYLAGSQVSFDHGGLVNYQLQFARDRDALPLTRDYIGEREQALRAL, encoded by the coding sequence ATGGCCCTGATCGACCGCTTCCTGACGCGTGCCATTCAGCGTGGCGAGCTGACCGTAACCTTTCCCGGGGGCCGAACCGCCACCTACGGCACCCCCGATCCGGCGATGAAGCCGGTGTCGATCCGCTTCAGCGATGGCCGTGCGCTGCGCCAGCTACTCGCCGACCCGTCGCTGGGTTCGGCCGAAGCGTTCATGGACGGGCGGTTGCTGATCGAGCACGGCGACATCCGCGATTTCCTCGCGATCGCGACCGCCAACAATCGCTGGGAGGAAGGCCGCGGGACGCTCGACGCCAGCGCGTTCCGCCGCCATTTCGACAATGTCCGGTTCCGGATCGATCGCGTGAACATGGCCCGGCGATCGAAGCGCAACGTCGCGCATCACTATGATCTTAGTGACAAATTATACGATTTGTTCCTTGATGCCGACCGGCAATATAGCTGCGCTTATTATACCGATCGGTCGAATACCCTTGAACAGGCGCAGGACGACAAGAAGGCGCATATCGCCGCCAAGCTCGCGATCGAGCCCGGGATGCGCGTGCTCGACATCGGCTGCGGCTGGGGCGGCATGGCGCTGTATCTCCACGCCAAGACCGGGGCCGAGGTGCTGGGCGTCACCCTCTCCGAGGAGCAGCTCAAGGTCGCGCGCCGGCGCGCCGAGGAAGCAGGCGTTTCGGCGAAGGTGAAGTTCGAGCTGATCGACTATCGCGACGTCACCGGCCAATTCGACCGGATCGTCTCGGTCGGCATGTTCGAACATGTCGGCCCCGCGCATTACCGCGTCTTCATGCGCAAATGCCGCGAATTGCTCACCCCCACCGGCGTGATGCTGCTCCACACGATCGGCCGCGCGGGCGGCCCCGGCGTCACCGACGCCTTCACCGCCAAATATATCTTCCCCGGCGGCTATATCCCCGCGCTGTCCGAGATCGTCCGCGCCAATGAAGGTCTTCGGATGTTCGTCACCGATGTCGAGGTGCTGCGCCGCCATTATGGCTACACGCTGGCGGAGTGGTATGACCGCGTCACCGCCGCCAAGGACGCGATCGTCGCAATGTACGACGAGCGCTTCTACCGCATGTGGACCTATTATCTCGCGGGCAGCCAGGTGAGCTTCGACCATGGCGGCTTGGTCAATTACCAGCTCCAGTTCGCGCGCGACCGCGATGCGCTGCCGCTCACCCGCGATTACATCGGCGAGCGCGAACAGGCGCTGCGCGCGCTTTAA
- a CDS encoding LuxR C-terminal-related transcriptional regulator → MATISPNAPRLEASFEGLIENSPIASVISNPRLPDNPIVACNDAFCHLTGYPREQVVGRNCRFLSGPGTEPWLSDEIRNGVREHRPTLVEILNYKADGTPFRNAVLVAPIYDETDELLYFLGSQVEIPEGATGPSNSRRIKAAETVKALSERQRQVLEMVAKGLLNKQIAGILGLSEKTVKMHRAIVMERLGIHRTAEMVRVAVEAGL, encoded by the coding sequence ATGGCTACGATCTCTCCGAATGCTCCCCGGCTCGAAGCTAGTTTCGAAGGCTTGATCGAAAATAGTCCGATCGCGTCGGTCATCAGCAACCCGCGGTTGCCCGACAATCCGATCGTCGCGTGCAACGATGCCTTTTGCCACCTCACCGGCTATCCGCGCGAACAAGTCGTCGGCCGCAACTGCCGTTTTCTGTCGGGACCGGGGACCGAACCCTGGCTGAGCGATGAAATCCGCAACGGGGTGCGCGAGCATCGCCCCACATTGGTCGAGATCCTGAACTATAAGGCCGATGGCACGCCGTTTCGCAACGCCGTGCTGGTCGCGCCAATCTATGACGAGACCGACGAGCTGTTGTATTTCCTCGGCTCGCAGGTCGAAATCCCCGAAGGGGCGACGGGGCCGTCGAACAGCCGCCGGATCAAGGCCGCCGAAACGGTCAAGGCCCTGTCCGAACGCCAGCGGCAGGTGCTCGAAATGGTCGCCAAGGGTCTGCTCAACAAGCAGATTGCCGGTATCCTGGGGCTGTCGGAAAAGACGGTGAAGATGCACCGCGCGATCGTGATGGAGCGGCTGGGCATCCACCGCACCGCCGAAATGGTGCGCGTCGCGGTCGAAGCGGGGCTTTAG
- a CDS encoding spermidine synthase yields MIPRELIGTAQVPDGEELKLFRRGDDFMIVLQRNELMNSRMSGSEEALATMTCERLAERKTLRILIGGYGMGFTLRSALAVLPGDAELVVAELVPEIVAWAKGPMAALTAGCLDDARVSVVFEDVAVSIDKARAEYDAILLDVDNGPDGLTRLGNDRLYSSRGIAAARRALKPGGVLAVWSAAPDAPFARRLREGDLAVDEVVVRARSNGKGARHVIWFARRPEA; encoded by the coding sequence TTGATCCCCCGCGAATTGATCGGCACCGCGCAGGTGCCAGACGGCGAAGAACTCAAGCTGTTCCGGCGCGGCGACGATTTCATGATCGTCCTGCAGCGCAACGAGCTGATGAACAGCCGGATGAGCGGCTCGGAGGAAGCGCTGGCGACGATGACCTGCGAGCGGCTGGCGGAGCGCAAAACGCTGCGCATCCTGATCGGCGGCTATGGCATGGGGTTCACGCTGCGATCGGCGCTCGCGGTGCTGCCGGGCGATGCCGAGCTGGTCGTCGCCGAACTGGTGCCCGAGATCGTCGCATGGGCGAAGGGCCCGATGGCCGCGCTGACCGCCGGCTGCCTCGACGACGCGCGTGTGTCGGTAGTGTTCGAGGATGTCGCGGTATCGATCGACAAGGCGCGCGCGGAGTATGACGCGATCCTGCTCGACGTCGACAACGGCCCCGACGGGCTCACCCGGCTGGGCAATGACCGGCTCTATTCGTCGCGCGGGATCGCGGCGGCGCGGCGGGCGCTGAAGCCTGGCGGGGTGCTGGCGGTGTGGTCGGCGGCGCCCGATGCGCCGTTCGCGCGGCGGCTGCGCGAGGGCGATCTGGCGGTCGACGAGGTCGTCGTGCGCGCGCGCAGCAACGGCAAGGGGGCGCGCCATGTCATCTGGTTCGCGCGGCGGCCTGAGGCCTAG
- a CDS encoding serine hydrolase domain-containing protein — MSLRIALLSLPLVACSPAPSAPAEQEAPATTAAAPSPRTTGLDPALLAQTVAAAQRLPRIRSLLVLRDGETLAEHRFNGGPPLDRAVNIKSASKTILSALAGIAIDKGVLKGADQPILPLLRADAPANPDSRLAQVTVDHLLSMRAGLDRTSGPNYGAWVASPNWVRYALGRRFVDEPGGGMLYSTGSSHLLSAALTRASGRSTHQLATQWLGEPLGIAIPQWPRDAQGVYFGGNDMLLSPRALARFGEMYRNGGRVGATQVVPAAWIDASWQPRATSPWSGNGYGYGWFVEEVRGHPVRFAWGYGGQMLYVLPSLGLTVVMTSDPSPQPRDDHVDSLHGLLAEGIIPAAIRGAG, encoded by the coding sequence ATGTCGTTGCGTATCGCTCTCCTCTCGCTGCCGCTGGTAGCCTGTTCGCCCGCCCCTTCGGCCCCTGCCGAGCAGGAGGCCCCCGCCACCACCGCCGCGGCGCCGTCGCCGCGCACCACCGGGCTCGACCCGGCGTTGCTGGCGCAGACCGTCGCCGCCGCGCAGCGGCTGCCGCGAATCCGATCGCTGCTGGTGCTGCGCGATGGCGAGACGCTTGCCGAGCACCGCTTCAACGGCGGCCCGCCGCTCGATCGCGCGGTGAACATCAAATCGGCGTCGAAGACCATCCTGTCGGCGCTCGCCGGGATCGCGATCGACAAGGGGGTGCTCAAGGGCGCCGACCAGCCGATCCTGCCGCTGCTGCGCGCCGATGCCCCCGCCAATCCCGATTCGCGGCTGGCGCAAGTGACGGTCGATCATTTGCTGTCGATGCGCGCAGGGCTCGATCGCACCTCGGGACCGAATTACGGGGCTTGGGTCGCGAGCCCCAATTGGGTCCGCTACGCGCTCGGGCGCCGCTTCGTCGACGAGCCCGGCGGCGGCATGCTCTATTCGACCGGCAGCTCGCATCTGCTGTCGGCCGCGCTCACGCGCGCCTCGGGCCGGAGCACGCACCAGCTCGCGACGCAATGGCTCGGCGAGCCGCTCGGCATCGCCATCCCGCAATGGCCGCGCGACGCGCAAGGGGTGTATTTCGGCGGCAACGACATGCTGCTCAGCCCGCGCGCATTGGCGCGCTTCGGCGAGATGTACCGCAATGGCGGCCGCGTCGGCGCGACGCAAGTGGTGCCCGCCGCCTGGATCGACGCCAGTTGGCAGCCGCGCGCGACCTCGCCCTGGAGCGGCAACGGCTATGGCTATGGCTGGTTCGTCGAGGAGGTGCGCGGCCATCCGGTGCGCTTCGCCTGGGGCTATGGCGGGCAGATGCTGTACGTGCTGCCCAGCCTAGGTCTCACCGTGGTGATGACCTCGGATCCGTCCCCGCAGCCGCGCGACGATCATGTCGATTCGCTCCACGGCCTGCTTGCAGAGGGGATCATCCCCGCGGCGATACGCGGCGCGGGCTAG
- a CDS encoding right-handed parallel beta-helix repeat-containing protein, whose amino-acid sequence MMRILAFLAATSLLAAPAFPQGEGPFTVVEQGRSFGNLYDAVQAIGDGTGTIRIAPGRYRDCAVQEAGRISFVATTPGSVVFDSAICEDKATFVLRGRGSKVDGIVFTRTFVDDGNGAGIRIEKGDLEVVNSMFVDGQCGILSASDPQSTISIDKSTFARLGKHPDGSGAHALYIGDYGALKVTRSRFEQGTGGHYVKNRAPRVEIVDNSFDDSKGQATNYMIDLSNGATGRIADNSFVQGTGKDNWTTMITVAPEGADNASAGLVVENNRASTVPGFRNDTVLVRNWSGDKLVLRGNMLSGRMTEYARQ is encoded by the coding sequence ATGATGCGCATCCTCGCATTCCTAGCCGCCACCAGCTTGCTCGCCGCGCCCGCCTTTCCGCAGGGCGAGGGGCCGTTCACCGTCGTCGAACAGGGCCGGAGCTTCGGCAATCTATATGATGCGGTGCAGGCGATCGGCGACGGCACCGGCACGATCCGGATCGCGCCGGGGCGCTATCGCGACTGCGCGGTGCAGGAGGCGGGGCGGATCAGCTTCGTCGCGACGACGCCGGGCAGCGTGGTGTTCGATTCGGCGATCTGCGAGGATAAGGCGACCTTCGTGCTGCGCGGGCGCGGCAGCAAGGTCGACGGCATCGTCTTCACCCGCACCTTCGTCGACGACGGCAATGGCGCTGGCATCCGCATCGAGAAGGGCGACCTCGAGGTCGTCAATTCGATGTTCGTCGACGGCCAGTGCGGCATCCTCTCGGCGAGCGATCCGCAATCGACGATCAGCATCGACAAATCGACCTTCGCGCGGCTGGGCAAGCATCCCGACGGTTCGGGTGCGCACGCGCTGTATATCGGCGACTATGGCGCGCTGAAGGTGACGCGATCGCGCTTCGAACAGGGCACCGGCGGCCATTATGTGAAGAACCGCGCCCCGCGCGTGGAGATCGTCGACAACAGCTTCGACGACAGCAAGGGGCAGGCGACCAACTACATGATCGACCTGTCGAACGGCGCGACCGGGCGGATCGCCGACAACAGCTTCGTGCAAGGCACTGGCAAGGACAATTGGACGACGATGATCACCGTCGCGCCCGAGGGGGCGGACAACGCCTCGGCAGGGCTGGTGGTGGAGAATAACCGCGCATCGACGGTGCCGGGGTTCCGGAACGATACGGTGCTGGTGCGCAACTGGTCGGGCGACAAGCTGGTGTTGCGCGGTAATATGCTGAGCGGTCGGATGACCGAATATGCGCGGCAATAA
- a CDS encoding alpha/beta hydrolase family protein, with protein MPTLFALSFALGGCTVAINQDSFFPQTMPAPAAALTAPPGYTMEEAMIVLPSVGTVHVVRLDNPASEATLIYSGGNGSFVAGQSQMAAALADAAKTDIILYDYPGRGGTTVPPTIDASLATGPALLEALRARGWIGRAGLFAYGLSFGGSQAAAMVRNGGFDGLIIEGSAADIPRIGRGFVPALVRPFVRLRVDPVLARFEYAEYAIASGAPILLVSSADDRIVAAPIMRDFAADLRAKKVDVTFVSVPGGHGSALDDPAARAAVTRFLATHARPAGG; from the coding sequence ATGCCAACGCTGTTTGCCCTGTCGTTCGCGCTGGGCGGCTGTACCGTGGCGATCAACCAGGACAGTTTCTTCCCCCAAACCATGCCAGCCCCCGCTGCCGCGCTCACCGCGCCGCCGGGCTATACGATGGAAGAAGCGATGATCGTCCTGCCATCGGTGGGGACGGTGCATGTCGTCCGGCTGGACAACCCCGCGAGCGAGGCGACGCTGATCTATAGCGGCGGCAATGGCAGTTTCGTGGCCGGGCAGAGCCAGATGGCGGCGGCGCTGGCCGACGCGGCCAAGACCGACATCATCCTGTATGACTATCCCGGCCGTGGTGGCACCACCGTGCCGCCGACGATCGACGCTTCGCTGGCGACCGGTCCGGCGTTGCTCGAGGCGCTGCGCGCACGCGGCTGGATCGGGCGGGCGGGGCTGTTCGCCTATGGCCTGTCCTTTGGCGGATCGCAGGCGGCGGCGATGGTCCGCAATGGCGGCTTTGACGGGCTGATCATCGAAGGGAGCGCAGCCGACATTCCGCGCATCGGTCGCGGTTTCGTGCCTGCACTTGTCCGGCCCTTTGTGCGGCTGCGCGTCGATCCCGTCCTCGCCCGGTTCGAATATGCCGAATATGCGATCGCGAGTGGCGCGCCGATCCTGCTGGTGTCGTCCGCCGATGACAGGATCGTCGCCGCCCCGATCATGCGCGATTTTGCCGCAGACCTGCGCGCAAAAAAGGTCGATGTGACCTTTGTCAGCGTACCCGGCGGGCATGGCAGCGCGCTGGACGATCCTGCGGCGCGGGCGGCGGTGACTCGCTTTCTGGCCACGCATGCGCGACCCGCTGGCGGCTAG
- a CDS encoding TetR/AcrR family transcriptional regulator — translation MTAYSGIGRRRLAASEESSAGYKAKREEIGQAAIRVFHRLGYDRASMTAVADEMGVDRASLYYYVSSKEALFDDVVRAAVERNYEIAQQIEQSALAPRAKLRDLVMLLMASYGEHYPLFYIFIRENMSDVGHQRAQWAKDMGRVNRKTTDMVIAIIEEGYADGSFRNVGPSDIVAYGVLGVLGWTHRWYRPDQSAASAEQIGRTYAEMIVTGLETPAH, via the coding sequence ATGACAGCCTATAGCGGAATCGGCCGGCGCAGATTGGCGGCGAGCGAGGAATCGAGTGCCGGTTACAAGGCGAAGCGTGAGGAGATCGGCCAGGCGGCGATACGCGTCTTCCATCGGCTGGGCTATGATCGCGCGAGCATGACCGCGGTCGCCGACGAAATGGGGGTCGATCGCGCCTCGCTCTATTATTACGTCTCGTCGAAGGAAGCGCTGTTCGACGACGTCGTGCGCGCCGCGGTCGAGCGCAATTACGAGATCGCGCAGCAGATCGAGCAGAGCGCGCTCGCGCCGCGCGCCAAGCTTCGCGACCTGGTGATGCTGTTGATGGCATCCTATGGCGAGCATTACCCTTTATTCTACATCTTCATCCGCGAGAATATGAGCGATGTCGGGCACCAGCGCGCGCAATGGGCGAAGGACATGGGCCGGGTGAACCGCAAGACTACCGACATGGTGATCGCGATCATCGAGGAAGGCTATGCCGATGGCAGCTTCCGCAATGTCGGCCCGTCGGACATCGTCGCCTATGGCGTGCTCGGGGTGCTCGGGTGGACGCATCGCTGGTACCGCCCCGACCAGAGCGCGGCGAGCGCCGAACAGATCGGCCGCACCTATGCCGAGATGATCGTCACCGGGCTCGAAACCCCCGCGCACTGA
- a CDS encoding ferredoxin--NADP reductase, whose translation MHAPRPKLTQPPHAAFDTVEVKWVRHWNEHLFSLAVDRPPSFRFRSGEFVMLGLMGDGKPLMRAYSISSAAYHDEIEFLSIKVEDGPLTSRLQNVVAGDELYMGRKPTGTLVTDALTPGKRLFLLSTGTGLAPFLSLLRDPDTYERFEQIVLVHSVRRVSDLAFHEELSGKLADDPLVGEQAQTQLHYIPTVTREPFHTSKRIQGLIEDGTLFAAPIEGPPAFDRATDRVMMCGSTAMIADFAKLLEEAGFEEGSNARPADFVIERAFVG comes from the coding sequence TTGCACGCCCCCCGCCCGAAGCTGACCCAGCCGCCGCACGCCGCCTTCGACACCGTCGAGGTGAAATGGGTGCGCCACTGGAACGAGCATCTGTTCAGCCTGGCGGTCGATCGCCCGCCGAGCTTCCGCTTCCGTTCGGGCGAGTTCGTGATGCTTGGGCTGATGGGCGACGGCAAGCCGCTGATGCGCGCCTATTCGATTTCGAGCGCCGCCTATCATGACGAGATCGAGTTCCTGTCGATCAAGGTCGAGGACGGCCCGCTGACCTCGCGGCTGCAGAATGTCGTCGCGGGCGATGAATTGTATATGGGGCGCAAGCCGACCGGCACGCTGGTCACCGATGCGCTGACCCCGGGCAAGCGGCTGTTCCTGCTGTCGACCGGCACCGGCCTCGCGCCGTTCCTCAGCCTGCTGCGCGACCCCGACACCTATGAGCGGTTCGAACAGATCGTGCTGGTCCATTCGGTGCGCCGCGTGAGCGATCTGGCGTTCCACGAGGAATTGTCGGGCAAGCTGGCCGACGATCCGCTGGTGGGCGAACAGGCGCAGACGCAGTTGCATTATATCCCGACGGTGACGCGCGAGCCGTTCCACACGAGCAAGCGAATCCAGGGGCTGATCGAGGACGGCACGCTGTTCGCCGCGCCGATCGAGGGGCCGCCGGCGTTCGATCGCGCAACCGATCGGGTGATGATGTGCGGCAGCACCGCGATGATCGCCGACTTCGCCAAGCTGCTCGAGGAAGCGGGGTTCGAGGAAGGCTCGAACGCGCGGCCGGCGGACTTCGTGATCGAGCGGGCGTTCGTGGGGTGA
- a CDS encoding FAD:protein FMN transferase — translation MHVALPALVAPEAFARRDAAAQIARFGGEAMGTSWSARVVAPPPGLEAALWRAIDTVIESMSQWRPDSALSAFNRAPVGEWCALPADLAEVLATAVAIGDASDGAFDPACGALADLWGFGPPGPRTGLPTPREVADALARSGARHLELDAHRARRHARIALDLSGIAKGHAVDRLAAACRAAGAHDFLVEIGGECVGGGIRPDGQPWWVAVEAPPGLPANLRIGLHELAVATSGDYRRFIAQDGSRFGHSIDPRTGWPIDNGIVSATVIAADCMTADGWATALTVLGGEAAMATAERHGVAAQLRAGDGREWITPAMAAMLS, via the coding sequence ATGCACGTCGCGCTGCCCGCGCTCGTCGCGCCCGAGGCGTTCGCCCGGCGCGACGCGGCGGCGCAGATCGCGCGGTTCGGCGGCGAGGCGATGGGGACGAGCTGGTCGGCGCGCGTCGTGGCACCGCCGCCGGGGCTCGAAGCCGCGCTGTGGCGCGCGATCGATACGGTGATCGAGTCGATGAGCCAGTGGCGGCCCGATTCGGCGCTCTCGGCGTTCAACCGCGCGCCGGTCGGCGAATGGTGTGCGCTGCCCGCCGATCTCGCCGAGGTGTTGGCTACCGCCGTCGCAATCGGGGACGCGAGCGATGGCGCGTTCGATCCGGCGTGCGGCGCGCTCGCCGACCTCTGGGGCTTCGGCCCACCGGGACCGCGCACCGGTCTCCCCACTCCGCGCGAGGTCGCCGATGCGCTGGCGCGTAGCGGCGCTCGGCATCTCGAGCTCGATGCGCACCGCGCGCGCCGCCATGCCCGAATCGCCCTCGACCTGTCGGGAATCGCCAAGGGCCATGCGGTCGACCGACTGGCGGCGGCGTGCCGCGCCGCGGGCGCGCACGACTTCCTGGTCGAGATCGGCGGCGAATGCGTCGGTGGCGGTATCCGCCCCGATGGCCAGCCCTGGTGGGTCGCGGTCGAAGCCCCGCCGGGCCTGCCCGCCAATCTGCGCATCGGGCTGCACGAGCTGGCTGTCGCAACCTCGGGCGATTATCGCCGCTTCATCGCGCAGGACGGCAGCCGCTTTGGCCACAGCATCGACCCGCGCACCGGCTGGCCGATCGACAACGGCATCGTCTCGGCGACGGTGATCGCCGCCGACTGCATGACTGCCGATGGCTGGGCGACCGCGCTGACAGTGCTGGGCGGCGAGGCCGCGATGGCGACGGCCGAGCGCCACGGCGTGGCAGCGCAACTGCGCGCGGGCGATGGCCGCGAATGGATCACCCCCGCCATGGCGGCGATGCTGTCCTGA